A genomic window from Mesorhizobium sp. 131-2-1 includes:
- a CDS encoding ArsR/SmtB family transcription factor, which produces MVELLTDEMDQIFHALGDATRRQMLRELAGGGRTVSQLAEPFAMSLAAASKHIKVLENAGLIRREVTGRTHTCHLEAGPLASAYEWLGAYSRFWTGRLDILERLLREDDGRKAANEKKGDQT; this is translated from the coding sequence ATGGTTGAATTACTTACAGACGAGATGGACCAGATCTTCCACGCCCTAGGCGATGCGACCCGTCGGCAGATGCTGCGGGAACTCGCTGGCGGCGGGCGCACAGTAAGCCAACTGGCCGAGCCGTTCGCAATGTCGCTGGCGGCGGCGTCCAAGCACATCAAGGTGCTGGAGAACGCCGGGCTGATCCGCCGCGAAGTGACGGGGCGTACGCATACTTGCCACCTCGAAGCCGGGCCGCTGGCCAGCGCCTATGAGTGGCTCGGAGCTTACTCGCGCTTCTGGACAGGGCGGCTCGACATACTGGAACGGTTGCTGCGCGAGGACGATGGCCGCAAGGCCGCGAACGAGAAGAAGGGAGACCAGACATGA